CTCGCGACCGTCGCCGATCGGTCGATCGGAGGATCAGGGTCTGCCCGCGCGCCCTGCCCCCTGAGGTAGAGCCCGGGCCTTCGATCTGAACCGGTTCCGTGCCGACCATGGTACCCCGCGACATGTCGCGGGACCACCGCTATCCATTCACCGACCGAGAGATCTCTTTTCATGATCAAGCCGATCATTGCAGTGGGGCTACTTCTTTTGTCATCACTGGCGAACGCGGAAACCATTGTCCTCGGCATGGGATGCTTCTGGGGCGCAGAGAAGCGGATGGCAGAGCTACCCGGCGTGCTCGACGTCGAGAGCGGCTATGCCAATGGGGATGTGCCTGGCACCTATGAGGCCGTGATCGTCCATGAACGGCGGCTCAAGATGGGTAAGGCCAGCGGTCGCAACCATGCCGAGGTGATCAAGGTGACGTTCGATCCGCAAGCGGTCGGACTGGAACAGGTGCTCGCGCGGTTTTGGGAAAGCCACGATCCCACCCAAGGCGACCGGCAGGGTAACGACATCGGCAGCAACTACCGCAGCGCGGTATACACCTACGATGACGCACAACGGGTGATCGCGCAGAAAACCCGCGACACCTACCAGGCGGCGCTCAAGGACGCTGGTCGCGGCGCCATCACCTCCGAGATCGCGCCGCTGCAGACCTACACTCGGGCCGAGGACTACCACCAGGACTACCTGAAGAAGAATCCGAGCGGCTACTGCGGTCTCGGCGGCACCGGCGTAAAATACCCCGGCTTGGTGTCGGCGGCCAAGGCGCCCGCGCCGGCCACGCCGCTCGACCCCAAGGCGCTCGACGCGCAACGCTAGTTGATTGTCTTCGAGGCCGGCGACTGTGCCTACTGCAGGCAGTTCAAGGCCGAGATACTTGACGGCTGGCGGTCGGAGGTCGTTCCGGCCACCGAACGGGTGGGGTGCGCGACGCGCACCTGTAACGCCCGCGCAGTTCGGAGTCGTCGATTCATCAACATGCGGGGAGATTGCGATGCGGCCTCTGATCAGATTTTCCGCCCTTGCGCTGCTCGGCAGCCTGGTTGCCGCCACCGGCGTCGCGCTGCAGGAGACGGTAGTCCTTGACTCCCAAACCCAGGTGCGCGTGACACGCGCACCCGGGGATGGCCTGGACGAACTGGCGGGGACGCGGGTCGTTTTTGGGCCGCCGCCGGCCCTGGCGGCCTGTGCGTCCTGGGACGTGGAAGAAAACTGTTGTCCGGCCGGATGCGCCGCAAAGAATGGCACCCACTGGGCGAAGGCCGACGACATCCTGCGCGGCTGCATGCGCGGCCTGGGTTGCAACGAGAGTGATATCCAGGGTGCCACGGTCTTCATGCGCTGCAATTGCGACCAGAAACCGGCGCGATGACGGGCGACCCACCGCCCGAATCCGCGTATATTAGCCGATCATGTTGTTCCTGGTCCTGGGTCCCCGAAGGTCACGCCGATGCTGCGCCCGCGTCTCATGAAGCATGTGCGCCTGCTGGTCCTCACCGAGGACCTGCCGCAGGCGTCCCTGGCCCTGGCGCAGACGGAGAGCTTCCACCCCGACACCCGGGCGCCGCTGGCGGCCGCACTCTGCGGCCTGCCCGCCCACGACTATCGTGACGCCTACACCCAGGCCCACTCCCGCCTGGAGAAGGTCGCCAAACTGATCGCGCTGCCGCGCTTCCCGGCGCTGGAGACGGTGCGGGTGGTGCCCTACCCGGAGCTGACCGAACTCAACCGGTGGCTCGGTGAGATCTGGGACCAGGCCTCGCGCTATGAGGAGGACCTGCGGCGCCTGGACGACCAGGACCGGCTGATCCGGGAGCAGGAGGCGGCCCTGGTCAACTTCCAGCATCTCGACATCGACCTCAAGCTGCTGCGCAGCAAGACCCGCTTTCTGGACTTCTATGTCGGCATAGTCCCGCGCGAGAACCTGCGCCGACTCGAGGGGGCGGTGGGGCTGGCCGACCACCTGCTGCACGTCTATATGCAGCGCGGCGACCATGTACATGTGGTCATCGTCGGCCCCGCCGGCGACACCGAAGCCCCGCTGGCCGCGGTGCTGCGCGCCGCCGGCTTCCAGGCCCTGGCGATCCCGGCGGACCTGGACCAGGAACCGGAGCAGTTGCGCCAGACCCTGAGCACCCGCCACGCGCAGGTCGGGGCCGAACGCCAGGCGCTGCACGCGCGGCTGGCGGACTGGTCCGACCCCTTCCGCGAGCGCCTGCTGGAGGCCCGCCGCACCCTGCTGATGGCGGAGCCCCTGGTCACCCTGGACCCGTCCATCCGCAGTTCGGGACACCTGGCGCACCTGGCCGGCTGGGTCCCGGCGCGGTGCGTGGCGGCACTGAGCGAGCGCCTGGCGGGCTCACTCGCCCTCCCCTTCGATCTGCTGGCCCGGGACCCGCTGCCCGCCGAGCGCCTGCTGGTCCCGACCGTGCCGGTCAAGAACCGGCTGCTGCAATCCTTCGCCCTCCTGGTGGCGCCCTACGGTACCCCCGAATACGGTGAGATCGACCCGACGCCGCTCTTCGCCGTCACCTTTCTCGCCATGTTCGGTGCCATGTTCGGCGATGTGGGCCAGGGGGCGGTGATCGCAGTGCTCGCCTGGGTCTTTCGCGCCCGCCTCGGCCGTCTGTGGCCCTTCGGGCTGCTGGCGGGTCTCTCCTCGGTCGGGTTCGGCCTGCTCTACGGCAGCGTGTTCGGGTACGAGAAGGTGCTGCCGGCCCTGTGGATGAGCCCCATCCGTGACCCGATCCTGATGCTCAAGCTCGCCCTGGGCTATGGGGTGGTCTTTCTCACCATTGCCTGCCTGCTCGCCATCTACAACCGGCTGGCGATCGGCAACTGGTGGGGGGCGCTCTTGGGGCAGCACGGCATGGTGAATCTGCTGTTCTATCTCTCATTGATCTGGGGCGGGTTGAATGTCGGACGCGGCGAGTCGTTCGGGACCGCCCCGCTGCTGCTGGTGGTCGCCGCCCTGCTGGCACTCGCCGGCTTCGCCTGGCGGCACTTCAGCGCCCCCTTCGGGGAAAAGGTCCTGGTGGTCTCCATCGAGACCCTGGAGACCGTCGTCGGCTATGTCTCCAATACACTCTCGTTCCTGCGGGTAGCCGCCTTCAGCCTCAATCATGTCGCCCTGTCGATCGCCGTCTTTACGCTGGCCGAGATGATGGGGCACTTCGGCCAGGTGGTCACGGTGGTCCTGGGCAACGTCTTCGTGCTGGTCCTGGAGGGCGGGATCGTCATGATCCAGGTGATGCGTCTACAGTATTACGAGGGATTCTCGCGCTACTTCTCCGGCGAGG
The DNA window shown above is from Candidatus Thiodictyon syntrophicum and carries:
- the msrA gene encoding peptide-methionine (S)-S-oxide reductase MsrA — encoded protein: MIKPIIAVGLLLLSSLANAETIVLGMGCFWGAEKRMAELPGVLDVESGYANGDVPGTYEAVIVHERRLKMGKASGRNHAEVIKVTFDPQAVGLEQVLARFWESHDPTQGDRQGNDIGSNYRSAVYTYDDAQRVIAQKTRDTYQAALKDAGRGAITSEIAPLQTYTRAEDYHQDYLKKNPSGYCGLGGTGVKYPGLVSAAKAPAPATPLDPKALDAQR
- a CDS encoding V-type ATP synthase subunit I, which produces MLRPRLMKHVRLLVLTEDLPQASLALAQTESFHPDTRAPLAAALCGLPAHDYRDAYTQAHSRLEKVAKLIALPRFPALETVRVVPYPELTELNRWLGEIWDQASRYEEDLRRLDDQDRLIREQEAALVNFQHLDIDLKLLRSKTRFLDFYVGIVPRENLRRLEGAVGLADHLLHVYMQRGDHVHVVIVGPAGDTEAPLAAVLRAAGFQALAIPADLDQEPEQLRQTLSTRHAQVGAERQALHARLADWSDPFRERLLEARRTLLMAEPLVTLDPSIRSSGHLAHLAGWVPARCVAALSERLAGSLALPFDLLARDPLPAERLLVPTVPVKNRLLQSFALLVAPYGTPEYGEIDPTPLFAVTFLAMFGAMFGDVGQGAVIAVLAWVFRARLGRLWPFGLLAGLSSVGFGLLYGSVFGYEKVLPALWMSPIRDPILMLKLALGYGVVFLTIACLLAIYNRLAIGNWWGALLGQHGMVNLLFYLSLIWGGLNVGRGESFGTAPLLLVVAALLALAGFAWRHFSAPFGEKVLVVSIETLETVVGYVSNTLSFLRVAAFSLNHVALSIAVFTLAEMMGHFGQVVTVVLGNVFVLVLEGGIVMIQVMRLQYYEGFSRYFSGEGHEFAPLRLRRGPAAP